The following DNA comes from Frankia casuarinae.
TCCGCCGTTCGTGTCATCTCCCGCCGCATCCGCCGCCTGACACGGAGCCGTGGAGGGATAATCACGTTTCCGGGCCGGCAACCGTGACCGACCCTCCACACGTCCCTCCGCTCCGCCGGCCTGCGCAGGCTTCACCGGCCTGCGCAGGCGGGGAGAAATCGGCTCAGATGAGGCCGAGCGCGCGGACCGCCTCCCGCTCCTCGGCCAGCTCACGCACCGAGGCGTCGATCTTCTCCCGGGAGAAGGCGTCGAGCTCCAGACCCTGCACGATCTCGAACCGGCCGCCGGACGCGGTGACCGGGAACGAGGAGATGAGCCCCTCGGGCACCCCGTAGGAGCCGTCGGACGGGATCGCCGCCGAGGTCCAGTCGCCCGCCGGGGTGCCGTTGACCCAGGTGAAGATGTGGTCGATGGCCGCGGAGGCGGCCGACGCCGCGGACGAGGCGCCGCGGACCTCAATGATCTCGGCGCCCCGCTTGGCGACCCGCGGGATGAACTCGTCGGCAATCCATGCCTGGTCGCCGACCGCCTCGGCGCCGCTGCGCCCGCCCACCTCGGCGTGGAAGATGTCCGGGTACTGGGTAGCCGAGTGGTTACCCCAGATCGTGATCTTCTTGATCTCGGCGCTGGGCACGCCGAGTTTCTTGGCGAGCTGCGCGATCGCGCGGTTGTGGTCAAGCCGAGTCATCGCGGTGAACCGCTCGGCGGGCACGTCCGGAGCGTGCGTCTGGGCGATGAGCGCATTGGTGTTGGCCGGGTTCCCGACGACGAGGACCCTGATGTCCTCGGCGGCACCACTGTTGATCGCCTCGCCCTGCGGCTTGAAGATCCCGCCGTTGGCGGACAGCAGGTCGCCACGCTCCATGCCCTTGGTCCGCGGGCGTGCGCCGACGAGGAGGGCCACATTAGTGCCCTCGAAGGCCCGCTTGGCGTCGTCGAACACGTCCACCCCCGCCAGTAGCGGGAAGGCGCTGTCCTCGAGCTCCAGCGCCGTGCCCTCCGCCGCCCGCACGGCCTGCGGGATCTCCAACAGACGCAACTTCACCGGCGTGTCCGCACCCAGCAGCTGGCCCGACGCGATGCGGAACAGCAGCGCGTAGCCGATCTGACCGGCAGCGCCGGTTACGGTGACGTTGACGGGCGTTGAGCTCACTGGCTTCTCCTGGTGCAGATCACGGAAGATCGGGGTGCGGCCCGTGTCGTCCTCGTAACGATCCCGAGCCGGCCGGGTAACCGGTCCTGGAGCTGGAACGTCTTCTGCCGCCCCAGCGATGCTAGTCCGAGGCTAGTCCGAAGTTCTTGGTCAGGAGGCACGGGCGGCGCGGACGCGGCTCACATCGCGGCGCCACGATGGGGCACGTGCTACCGGCCGATCTCGGTCCCGCACCGTGGTACGGGCGGGACCAGCGCGAAACGTTTCGCGTCCGCGGTGACCTGAAGGAAGGTGTAGCAACGGTTGATCTGCCCGAAATGGGTGGCGAAGTTGACGGGGACGGGCAGCAACCCGTCCGCGTCATAGCCGCGCACCGCCCGCAGGCCCCTGATGAACGTCTCCCGGCTGGGGCATGGCCCGGCGGCCACCAGACCGCGCAGGAACATGTCCGCCGAGATCCACCCGGACAGGGCCGCCTGCTGGGCCGGCGGGGACACCTGGGGCGCGTACTCCAGCATGGCCTGCAGGAACCGCTGGTGAGCGGGAGTCTCCTGCTCGAACGGCAGGTAGTCGACGAAGCTGTAGACCCCGG
Coding sequences within:
- a CDS encoding malate dehydrogenase, whose translation is MSSTPVNVTVTGAAGQIGYALLFRIASGQLLGADTPVKLRLLEIPQAVRAAEGTALELEDSAFPLLAGVDVFDDAKRAFEGTNVALLVGARPRTKGMERGDLLSANGGIFKPQGEAINSGAAEDIRVLVVGNPANTNALIAQTHAPDVPAERFTAMTRLDHNRAIAQLAKKLGVPSAEIKKITIWGNHSATQYPDIFHAEVGGRSGAEAVGDQAWIADEFIPRVAKRGAEIIEVRGASSAASAASAAIDHIFTWVNGTPAGDWTSAAIPSDGSYGVPEGLISSFPVTASGGRFEIVQGLELDAFSREKIDASVRELAEEREAVRALGLI